In Sphingobacterium zeae, one genomic interval encodes:
- a CDS encoding cation:proton antiporter yields MLSHTLILEIGIAVGLVAIVGLIANKLKFSVIPFFIIIGMVLGQHAPQIGMVDLTFTESKPFIDFMGRLGVLFLLFYLGLEFSVNRLIKSGKAIVTGGTIYVLLNFTSGLLIGWLMDMPFKEMMVLCGIMTSSSTAIVAKVLTDLKRTANPETEVIMGMIMFDDLFIAMHISFLSGLILTGSSSFWTVAGTSLLALGFILAFLILGRKLVPAIDRLLKEKTSELFILIIFALLFIVAGFSETIHVAEAIGALMAGLVLADSQYIKKIESMVLPYKDFFGAMFFFSFGLSIDIMSLGGAVFWASIAALVTMMGNLASGYFAAKFSGMKPKTSFDIGFTLSARGEFSIIMANIGKAGALLPVIQSFVVVYVLILSIVSPLLTKESRKLWKTLFGADPNSAKPLKKLSDLENNQRI; encoded by the coding sequence ATGCTATCACATACCTTAATTCTGGAAATTGGAATCGCTGTAGGACTCGTTGCCATTGTTGGCCTAATTGCCAATAAGCTTAAGTTTTCTGTTATTCCTTTTTTCATCATTATAGGAATGGTGTTGGGACAGCACGCCCCACAGATTGGCATGGTGGATTTAACATTTACGGAAAGCAAGCCCTTTATCGATTTTATGGGCCGTTTGGGTGTACTGTTCCTACTATTCTATCTTGGTCTTGAGTTTTCAGTCAATCGGCTTATTAAGTCTGGTAAAGCCATTGTGACAGGGGGAACCATTTATGTTTTATTGAACTTTACTTCAGGGCTATTGATCGGTTGGTTGATGGACATGCCATTTAAGGAAATGATGGTGCTTTGCGGTATTATGACAAGTTCCTCGACAGCTATTGTTGCAAAAGTTCTGACCGATCTTAAACGTACTGCCAACCCCGAGACTGAAGTCATTATGGGTATGATTATGTTCGATGATTTGTTTATAGCGATGCATATCTCCTTTCTTTCAGGCTTGATTCTTACGGGGAGCAGCTCTTTTTGGACGGTGGCTGGAACTTCCTTATTGGCTTTAGGATTTATATTGGCATTTTTGATTTTAGGCAGAAAGCTGGTGCCTGCAATTGATCGTTTATTGAAGGAGAAAACCTCCGAATTATTTATATTGATCATCTTTGCGCTGCTTTTTATTGTGGCGGGGTTTTCCGAAACGATACACGTTGCAGAGGCTATTGGCGCATTGATGGCTGGATTGGTGCTTGCAGATTCTCAATACATTAAAAAAATCGAATCCATGGTACTGCCCTATAAAGATTTTTTTGGGGCGATGTTTTTCTTTAGTTTCGGATTGTCCATTGATATCATGTCGTTAGGGGGTGCCGTTTTTTGGGCTTCGATCGCAGCATTGGTCACCATGATGGGTAATCTAGCCTCGGGATATTTTGCGGCTAAATTTTCGGGCATGAAGCCTAAAACTTCTTTTGATATCGGCTTTACCTTGTCTGCGCGTGGAGAGTTTTCTATTATCATGGCAAATATTGGTAAAGCGGGGGCTTTATTACCGGTTATTCAATCCTTCGTGGTTGTTTATGTACTTATTCTTTCCATTGTATCGCCTCTATTAACCAAAGAATCTCGAAAGCTGTGGAAAACACTTTTTGGAGCAGATCCCAATAGTGCTAAGCCCTTAAAGAAGCTAAGTGATCTGGAAAATAATCAGCGGATTTAG
- the miaA gene encoding tRNA (adenosine(37)-N6)-dimethylallyltransferase MiaA, producing the protein MTNKKTLIAIVGPTAVGKTAMAISLAQYFKTAIISADSRQFYREMSIGTAKPGPDELAAAPHYFIDSHSITQDYSAGDFEREALLKLEELFQLHDVVIMVGGSGLFVRALCEGLDDLPKAGDEVRERLNHELAVLGLEALKDRLKSIDPAYFETADIDNPQRVVRALEVFEATGKPMSFYHKKGVEKRPFAILTIGLNMDREKLYERINSRVDLMMAKGLLGEVKALLPFRTKPALLTVGYAELFDYFDGKQSLAEATEKIKQNSRRYAKRQITWFKKYGNTKWFQSQETTAIIEFVQDKLTGEHS; encoded by the coding sequence ATGACAAATAAGAAAACATTGATAGCCATTGTGGGGCCAACAGCTGTTGGTAAGACTGCAATGGCTATTTCATTGGCACAATATTTTAAAACAGCAATAATTTCTGCCGATTCTCGTCAGTTCTATCGGGAAATGTCTATTGGTACGGCTAAGCCAGGTCCAGACGAACTTGCTGCTGCTCCTCATTATTTCATTGATTCACACTCCATCACGCAGGATTATTCTGCAGGCGATTTTGAACGTGAAGCTTTACTGAAATTAGAAGAACTATTTCAATTGCATGACGTCGTCATTATGGTAGGTGGATCGGGCTTGTTTGTACGGGCCCTCTGCGAAGGATTGGATGATCTGCCCAAGGCGGGAGATGAAGTGCGCGAACGACTTAATCATGAACTTGCAGTATTGGGCTTGGAAGCCTTAAAAGATCGATTGAAAAGTATTGACCCCGCATATTTTGAAACGGCAGACATCGATAATCCGCAACGTGTGGTGCGTGCTCTTGAAGTTTTTGAGGCGACAGGTAAACCGATGTCATTTTACCATAAGAAAGGTGTCGAAAAAAGACCTTTTGCTATTCTTACCATTGGCTTGAATATGGACCGGGAAAAGTTGTATGAAAGAATCAATTCGCGTGTAGATCTAATGATGGCCAAAGGCCTACTGGGCGAAGTGAAAGCTTTACTTCCTTTCAGAACGAAACCTGCTCTGCTCACGGTGGGGTATGCGGAGTTGTTTGATTATTTTGATGGTAAGCAGTCTTTGGCTGAAGCGACCGAAAAAATCAAACAAAATTCGAGACGTTATGCCAAGCGACAGATTACCTGGTTTAAAAAATACGGTAATACAAAGTGGTTTCAATCCCAGGAGACTACAGCTATTATTGAATTTGTGCAAGATAAGCTGACAGGAGAGCATTCCTAA
- a CDS encoding MBL fold metallo-hydrolase, protein MVQAYSLYEGSFSVDKSRKFVPFDPSINAPQDRPGAMFIDVHPFLIPTDAGLVLCDTGLGYTDENGRLQLYDNMYRLGYRPDDVKYVLMSHLHKDHAGGMVTFESGTGRIAFPEAEYIVQRGEWEDAYSGISSSYRTEIFDVIQRSGNLILVEGEGNINNVISYALNGGHTAHHQAFHIHTDDQHYFFGGDVLPEPEEIFHNYVAKYDFDGRRSKALRQEYWAEGAPAGWIFLFYHSKNIAIGRSQLREDGTYRLIDATLQE, encoded by the coding sequence ATGGTACAGGCTTATTCTTTATACGAAGGTTCTTTTTCGGTAGATAAAAGCAGAAAATTTGTTCCCTTCGACCCTTCAATAAATGCCCCTCAGGACCGTCCGGGCGCTATGTTTATCGATGTTCATCCTTTCTTGATCCCAACCGATGCCGGGCTCGTACTCTGTGATACTGGTCTTGGTTATACGGATGAAAATGGGCGATTACAGCTGTATGATAACATGTATAGATTAGGATACCGGCCTGATGATGTAAAATATGTATTGATGTCCCATTTGCATAAAGATCATGCCGGTGGCATGGTGACATTTGAAAGTGGAACAGGTCGGATAGCATTTCCAGAGGCCGAATATATTGTACAGCGAGGTGAATGGGAAGATGCCTATTCGGGAATTTCCAGTTCATACCGGACAGAGATTTTTGATGTGATTCAACGCAGCGGTAATTTGATATTGGTAGAAGGTGAAGGAAACATAAATAATGTAATCAGCTATGCGCTCAATGGTGGACATACCGCACATCATCAGGCATTTCATATTCACACGGATGATCAGCACTATTTCTTTGGTGGAGATGTATTACCTGAGCCCGAAGAGATTTTCCATAATTATGTCGCCAAATATGATTTCGATGGCCGGCGCTCCAAAGCCTTGCGTCAGGAGTATTGGGCAGAAGGTGCGCCAGCAGGCTGGATTTTTTTGTTTTATCATTCAAAGAATATAGCCATTGGTCGCAGCCAGCTCCGGGAAGATGGAACTTATAGGCTGATTGATGCTACCTTGCAGGAGTAA
- the recJ gene encoding single-stranded-DNA-specific exonuclease RecJ produces MQKRWVLKSKNDVKITNKLREELNINPVLAELLVSRGVETFDESKQFFRPQLSNLHDPFLMRDMEKAINRIIQAIGNKEKILIYGDYDVDGTTAVAVVYSFFREFHSQLEFYIPDRYAEGYGISIQGIDYAAANGFSLIIALDCGIKAIDKIDYANSKGIDFIIGDHHLPGEELPKAYAVLDPKRADCAYPYKELSGCGIGFKIIQAFILTNGMDINACYQFLDLVAVSIASDIVPITGENRILSHFGLIKLNTNPCVGLKALIDLSNNRTKIFTVNDIVFQIGPRINAAGRIDHAKDAVKLLISKSLQEAKDFSSSIDDQNNVRKDFDLRITEEALALIEDNALLKSRKSTVLYKADWHKGVIGIVASRLTEKYYRPTIILTETNGHIAGSCRSVLGFDLYEALSECADLLEQFGGHKYAAGLTMSVDNVTLFQDRFEEVVSRRISPEMLTQEILIDAKLALKDIDAKFFRILQQFEPFGPQNESPIFLSKKVNAVGQAFIVGTNHLKMTVVQEDSPAFDCIGFGLAEHITHINSGQSFDICYSIEENVWRNKKNLQLNIKGIKY; encoded by the coding sequence ATGCAAAAAAGGTGGGTACTAAAATCTAAAAATGATGTCAAAATAACCAACAAATTGCGCGAGGAATTAAACATCAACCCTGTATTGGCAGAGTTGCTCGTGAGCAGGGGAGTGGAGACTTTTGACGAATCAAAACAGTTTTTTAGACCTCAATTATCGAATTTGCACGATCCATTTTTGATGCGGGACATGGAGAAAGCCATCAACCGGATCATTCAAGCCATTGGCAACAAAGAAAAAATACTTATTTATGGAGACTATGATGTGGACGGTACAACTGCTGTAGCCGTTGTTTATAGTTTCTTCAGGGAATTCCATAGCCAGCTCGAGTTTTACATTCCAGACCGCTATGCCGAAGGCTATGGCATCTCGATACAAGGAATCGACTACGCCGCGGCAAACGGTTTCAGCTTAATTATCGCATTAGACTGTGGTATCAAGGCAATCGATAAAATAGATTACGCAAACAGCAAAGGAATTGATTTTATCATTGGCGATCACCACCTTCCCGGCGAGGAACTTCCCAAAGCCTATGCCGTATTAGATCCCAAGCGTGCAGACTGTGCCTATCCCTACAAAGAACTTTCAGGTTGTGGAATAGGCTTTAAGATTATTCAGGCTTTTATATTGACCAACGGCATGGATATCAATGCCTGCTATCAGTTTTTGGATCTCGTCGCTGTAAGTATCGCTTCAGACATTGTTCCTATTACAGGTGAAAACAGAATACTCAGCCACTTTGGCCTCATTAAACTTAATACGAATCCCTGTGTCGGATTAAAAGCACTGATTGATTTATCAAACAATCGAACGAAGATCTTTACCGTTAATGACATCGTGTTCCAGATTGGCCCACGAATAAATGCCGCGGGCAGAATAGATCATGCCAAGGACGCTGTCAAACTATTGATTTCAAAGTCGCTACAAGAAGCAAAAGATTTTAGTTCGAGCATTGATGATCAAAACAATGTGCGGAAAGACTTCGATCTCAGAATCACAGAAGAAGCGTTGGCCCTCATTGAAGATAACGCTCTACTTAAAAGCCGCAAATCCACCGTACTGTATAAAGCCGACTGGCACAAAGGCGTCATTGGAATTGTCGCTTCCCGTCTGACCGAAAAATATTACCGACCGACAATAATATTGACCGAAACAAATGGTCATATCGCCGGTTCCTGCCGTTCGGTATTGGGTTTTGATTTATATGAAGCGTTGAGCGAATGCGCCGATCTATTGGAACAATTCGGCGGACATAAATATGCTGCCGGACTAACCATGTCCGTAGATAATGTCACACTCTTCCAAGATCGTTTTGAAGAAGTGGTATCACGGCGTATCAGTCCAGAAATGCTGACGCAAGAAATTTTGATCGATGCCAAGTTAGCACTGAAAGATATCGACGCTAAGTTTTTTCGTATTCTTCAGCAATTTGAACCATTCGGTCCCCAAAACGAATCACCTATTTTCCTCAGTAAAAAGGTGAATGCAGTAGGACAAGCCTTTATAGTAGGCACCAATCATCTTAAGATGACTGTTGTGCAGGAAGACTCTCCAGCATTTGACTGCATTGGTTTTGGATTGGCAGAACATATCACGCATATCAACTCTGGACAAAGTTTCGACATCTGCTACAGCATCGAAGAGAATGTGTGGCGCAACAAAAAGAACTTACAGCTAAACATCAAAGGGATTAAGTATTAG
- a CDS encoding GH3 auxin-responsive promoter family protein yields the protein MALLNSIFTWFMKKRIHQIELFMKYPHDVQEEWFQSLIATAEATEWGKKYDYTSILTPEIFKERVPIQDYDDIKGYVDRMIKGEQNILWPSDIKWFAKSSGTTSDRSKFIPVSEEALEECHFQGGKDMLTIYCHNRPENRVFTGKSVVIGGSSQINNFSPDSYYGDLSSILIRNLPFWAEFKRTPTMEVTLNPNFEEKIEQIAQITLKENVTSLAGVPTWNIVMAKRILEITGKDNLLEIWPNLEFYGHGGVSFKPYREQFQKLIPSENMYYLENYNASEGYFGLQDQSDSEDLLLMLDYGIYYEFLPTERMQEENPPTLRLDQVELGKNYALIISTNAGLWRYKIGDTIKFTSLSPYRFQISGRTKQYINTFGEEVIVDNAEQALAEASKLTQARIKDYTAGPVYFKDSQAGAHEWVIEFEQQPNDFKRFCEILDAKLREINSDYDAKRFKDMALRQPIVHNAPEDTFYKWMKSRGKLGGQNKVPRLSNNREYIDPLLKLLAS from the coding sequence ATGGCCTTATTAAATTCCATTTTTACTTGGTTCATGAAAAAGAGAATTCACCAGATTGAACTTTTCATGAAATATCCGCATGATGTTCAAGAAGAATGGTTTCAAAGTTTAATTGCCACTGCGGAAGCAACAGAATGGGGAAAAAAATACGATTACACCAGTATATTAACGCCTGAAATTTTCAAAGAACGTGTCCCTATACAGGACTACGACGATATTAAGGGGTATGTTGATCGTATGATCAAGGGTGAGCAAAATATTCTGTGGCCATCGGATATCAAATGGTTTGCTAAGTCTTCGGGCACTACCTCAGATCGAAGCAAATTTATTCCAGTTAGTGAAGAAGCCCTCGAAGAATGCCACTTCCAGGGGGGCAAGGATATGTTGACAATCTATTGCCATAATAGGCCCGAAAACCGTGTATTTACAGGAAAATCAGTGGTTATCGGTGGTTCTTCCCAAATAAACAATTTTAGTCCAGATTCCTATTATGGTGATCTTTCGTCGATTCTCATTCGAAATCTGCCTTTTTGGGCCGAATTTAAACGGACACCAACTATGGAAGTAACTTTAAACCCGAACTTTGAGGAAAAAATTGAGCAAATTGCTCAAATCACGCTTAAAGAAAACGTAACAAGCCTAGCAGGTGTACCCACTTGGAATATTGTGATGGCCAAGCGTATACTTGAAATTACAGGTAAAGACAACTTACTGGAGATATGGCCAAATCTCGAATTTTATGGACATGGAGGTGTGAGTTTCAAACCTTACCGCGAACAATTCCAAAAATTGATTCCTTCAGAAAACATGTATTATCTAGAGAATTATAATGCTTCAGAAGGCTATTTTGGTTTACAAGACCAATCTGATTCGGAAGATCTCCTACTGATGTTGGATTATGGTATTTATTACGAGTTTTTACCTACAGAGCGAATGCAGGAAGAAAACCCGCCAACGCTACGCTTGGATCAGGTTGAACTAGGTAAAAATTATGCATTGATCATCTCGACCAATGCAGGTCTATGGCGTTATAAAATCGGGGATACCATAAAATTTACATCATTATCCCCTTATCGGTTTCAGATATCCGGACGCACCAAGCAATATATTAATACTTTTGGGGAAGAAGTTATCGTCGATAATGCTGAACAGGCGCTGGCCGAAGCGAGCAAACTGACTCAAGCACGAATAAAAGATTATACGGCAGGACCAGTATATTTCAAAGATTCCCAAGCCGGCGCACATGAATGGGTGATCGAATTTGAACAGCAGCCCAATGATTTTAAGCGTTTCTGTGAAATATTAGACGCAAAGCTTCGTGAAATCAATTCGGATTATGACGCCAAGCGTTTTAAAGATATGGCTCTCCGTCAACCCATCGTTCATAATGCACCCGAAGATACATTCTATAAGTGGATGAAATCACGCGGTAAGCTGGGGGGACAGAATAAGGTTCCTAGATTAAGCAATAATCGCGAATATATTGACCCACTTTTAAAACTACTCGCTAGCTAA
- a CDS encoding metal-sulfur cluster assembly factor, with protein MSIIVLDKLGLAPQIQTVLESIYDPELKPANIVDLGLVYEIITKEEGIAKIVMTLTAPGCPVAGEIMNEVQEKVAAIEGIKEALVELTFDPPWTKDMMSEEAKLELGFL; from the coding sequence ATGAGTATCATCGTATTAGATAAATTAGGTTTAGCACCGCAGATACAGACTGTACTGGAATCGATTTATGATCCTGAACTCAAGCCTGCAAATATTGTAGATTTGGGGCTTGTATATGAAATCATTACGAAGGAAGAAGGCATTGCAAAGATTGTGATGACACTTACTGCTCCAGGCTGTCCGGTCGCAGGCGAAATCATGAATGAAGTGCAAGAAAAAGTTGCTGCCATAGAAGGCATCAAAGAAGCATTGGTAGAATTGACATTTGATCCGCCTTGGACCAAAGACATGATGTCGGAAGAAGCAAAGCTAGAATTGGGATTTTTGTAA
- a CDS encoding cation:proton antiporter regulatory subunit has translation MSIVRESDLIGIGKKFQIETDAGDNMVVVIHDDGRRELYRYDDEEHESRCVMTLNDDESRQIAGIIGGLSYKPKALETIEVALDDLRIEWYKVEGKNEGAGKTIGELEVRQRTGASIIAGIRDDDTVINPGPSYLISPGTTLVIAGKKNNIKLLKEILL, from the coding sequence ATGTCTATTGTAAGAGAGTCCGATCTGATTGGAATTGGGAAAAAATTTCAAATTGAAACCGATGCGGGAGATAACATGGTTGTTGTTATCCATGACGATGGCAGACGGGAACTTTATCGCTATGATGACGAGGAGCATGAGTCACGTTGTGTGATGACACTTAATGACGATGAGTCCCGTCAGATTGCGGGAATTATCGGTGGATTATCCTACAAGCCGAAAGCTTTGGAGACGATAGAAGTTGCTCTGGACGATTTGCGTATTGAATGGTATAAAGTAGAGGGCAAAAATGAAGGTGCAGGAAAGACAATTGGGGAGTTGGAAGTTCGTCAACGCACTGGCGCATCGATTATTGCTGGTATACGGGATGATGATACGGTTATTAATCCAGGACCATCTTATTTGATTAGCCCAGGTACAACATTGGTTATCGCGGGGAAAAAGAATAATATTAAACTTTTAAAGGAAATTTTACTGTAA